The DNA region CAATTTTTTCAACAGCGTCCATAGCCACAGCCCAAGCGTCATTAAAATCCACAGGCATTTGTTGATAAATCGCTTTTTCAAGCTTAAGCTCAAAAATTTCTTTTTGATTTTTCTTAAGAGTATCTAGCAAATTATTAAGACTATGCAAAGAAGTTAATGCGTGTGTGCCGCCGTCCTCATCGATGATAAACCAAGGCTCAACTCTATTAAGCTTACTATTTTTAAGCCTTAGTCTATACTCATTTTCTTCAGGAAGCATTTCAAAAATCGTCAAATCCCGCTTTTTCATACCTAAATACTTGCTAAAATCATTAATCTGTGCCACAGCATTTTTTGGTTTTTTTACTATGGTTTTTTTCATTTCTTTCATTTTTCTCTCTCCAAAAAACACAATAAAGCTTTTACAACAAAAAGGCGGTTTCTCGCCTCCTCAAAAATCACCTCGCTGTGTAACTCAAAAAGCTCTTCACTCACCTCATAGCCCCTATAAGCGGGTAAGCAATGGAGTAAAATCGCATCTTTTTTCGCCACACTCATCGCCTCTTTATCGATGATAAAGCCCTCAAAATCTTTGATTTTCTGCTCTTTTTGCTCCTCTTCACCCATAGAAATCCAAGTATCTGTAATCACCACTTCCTTATCTTTAATAGCCTCGAATTTATCGTTTGTAAGAGTGATTTTCGCTCCACTTTTTTTTGCATTTTCTTTTGCAAATTCCAAAATTTCAGGGCGAATGTGATAATTTTTAGGTAAAGCAATGCTTAATTCATAGCCTAGTATTGAAGCGGCGATAAGCCAAGAATTACACATATTATTACTATCTCCTACAAAGGCTATTTGACCTTCTTTTTGATATTCTTGCATAGTTAGCAAGTCGCCTAAAATTTGCGTAGGGTGGTATAAATCACTCAAAGCATTAATCACAGGAGCTTTTGAGTATTTAGCAAATTCCTCCAAACTTGCGTGGTGATTAACCCTAAGCATTACAAAATCGACCATAGAGCCTATAACTCTCGCCGTATCCTTAAGTGGTTCTCCTCTACTAAGCTGCAAATCATTAGCATTTAAAAATAAAGCCTTGCCACCAAGCTCTGTAATGGCTAATTCAAAAGCCATTCTAGTGCGTGTGGAATTTTTTTCAAAAATCATCGCTAAAGTTTTATCTATCAAAAGTTTTTCAGACTTTTGCTTTAAAACTTTAGCGTGATTAACAAGGGCTAAAATTTCTTCCTTGCTAAAATCCTTTAAGCTTAAAAA from Campylobacter upsaliensis includes:
- a CDS encoding DUF2603 domain-containing protein, translated to MKEMKKTIVKKPKNAVAQINDFSKYLGMKKRDLTIFEMLPEENEYRLRLKNSKLNRVEPWFIIDEDGGTHALTSLHSLNNLLDTLKKNQKEIFELKLEKAIYQQMPVDFNDAWAVAMDAVEKIVRVTGVARANVDLDRLLEDIKKEHPNLFIDMNMMMESLQNERL
- the argF gene encoding ornithine carbamoyltransferase is translated as MRHFLSLKDFSKEEILALVNHAKVLKQKSEKLLIDKTLAMIFEKNSTRTRMAFELAITELGGKALFLNANDLQLSRGEPLKDTARVIGSMVDFVMLRVNHHASLEEFAKYSKAPVINALSDLYHPTQILGDLLTMQEYQKEGQIAFVGDSNNMCNSWLIAASILGYELSIALPKNYHIRPEILEFAKENAKKSGAKITLTNDKFEAIKDKEVVITDTWISMGEEEQKEQKIKDFEGFIIDKEAMSVAKKDAILLHCLPAYRGYEVSEELFELHSEVIFEEARNRLFVVKALLCFLEREK